A stretch of DNA from Streptomyces sp. NBC_01197:
TCCGCCGTGCCCAAGGCCGGGGTCGCCGCGCCCGTGGCCCCGGGGGAGCTGCCCGTACGGCCGGGTGAGGACCCCTGGACCCCGGAGGAGGTCGCGGACGCGCGGGCCGAGCTGCAGAGCGAGGACATGCGGCTGGGAGCCGAGATCGCGGCGGCGGAGACGGCTCTCGCCGGGCTGATGCGGGACTCCGGCGAGGGCGCGGGTGACGACCAGGCCGACACCGGCACCAAGAACATCACCCGGGAGAGCGAGCTGGCCCTCGCGGCCAACGCCCGCGAGATGCTGGAGCAGACCGAGCGGGCGCTGGAGCGGCTCGACGCGGGGACGTACGGGCTCTGCGAGAACTGCGGCAAGCCGATCGGCAAGGCGCGGATGCAGGCCTTCCCGCGCGCCACTCTCTGCGTCGAGTGCAAGCAGAAGCAGGAGCGCAGGTCCTGAGAGCTCCGGGGCGGTGTTTCGGGGGCGGTGTGTCGTACCCTCGTCCTCAGTCAGGTACTAGGGCGAGGGAATCACGTGGCAGAGGCGGAGCGCATCATCGGTACGCCGGACATTCCCGAGTCGGCGGGGGACGCACCGGAGCAGTCGTCCGAGGAGGAGACCCCCGCGGTGGCCGCCCCCGGGACGCGGTCCACCCCCGGGGCGCGGTCCGCCGATGGGCCGGCCGCTGACGGGACGGGTGCTGATGAGTCGGCTGCGGACGGGGAGAGCCCCGGCGAGGGGCCCCGGGGCAAGCGCAGGCTCACCGTGCTCTTCGCCGTGGCCGTCCTCGCCTACCTGCTCGACCTGGTGAGCAAGACGATCGTGGTGTCCAAGCTGGAGCACCACGCCCCCGTCAAGGTGATCGGTGATCTGCTGCAGCTCGACGCGATCCGGAACCCGGGCGCCGCCTTCGGGCTCGGGTCGGCGTACACCGTGATCTTCACCATTGTCGCGGCGTCCGTGATCGTGGTCATCGTCCGGCTGGCCCGGAAGCTCTACAGCGCGCCCTGGGCCGTCGCGCTCGGCCTGCTGCTCGGTGGCGCGCTGGGCAATCTGACCGACCGGATCTTCCGCTCGCCCAGCGTCTTCCAGGGCGAGGTTGTCGACTTCATCAGGCCCGCGCACTTCGCGGTGTTCAACCTCGCCGACTCCGCGATCGTCTGCGGCGGCATCCTGATCGTGCTGCTTTCGTTCAAGGGCCTCGACCCCGACGGGACCGTCCACAAGGACTGACGGGACCGTCCCACTAGGGCTGACGGACCGGCCGGTCCTCCGGGCAAGGCATACTCGACGGGTGAGTACCGTTCCCGAGATCCGCACCCTGC
This window harbors:
- a CDS encoding TraR/DksA family transcriptional regulator, producing the protein MVAKKTAGSRSASAESTGATAGDAAGEHGAAAHETVAGKPTAKKAAAAKKTAAKKTAAKRAPAKKAPAKKTAAKKTAAKKAAKKAASSTSPGHPAPDSTAATAAQGAAEAAEETGAKTVVTKKSAGGSTAGGAASAVPKAGVAAPVAPGELPVRPGEDPWTPEEVADARAELQSEDMRLGAEIAAAETALAGLMRDSGEGAGDDQADTGTKNITRESELALAANAREMLEQTERALERLDAGTYGLCENCGKPIGKARMQAFPRATLCVECKQKQERRS
- the lspA gene encoding signal peptidase II — encoded protein: MAEAERIIGTPDIPESAGDAPEQSSEEETPAVAAPGTRSTPGARSADGPAADGTGADESAADGESPGEGPRGKRRLTVLFAVAVLAYLLDLVSKTIVVSKLEHHAPVKVIGDLLQLDAIRNPGAAFGLGSAYTVIFTIVAASVIVVIVRLARKLYSAPWAVALGLLLGGALGNLTDRIFRSPSVFQGEVVDFIRPAHFAVFNLADSAIVCGGILIVLLSFKGLDPDGTVHKD